From the Ruminiclostridium josui JCM 17888 genome, one window contains:
- a CDS encoding glycosyl hydrolase family 8, with protein sequence MKKFFSCLLVLAMIVSIIPINIASAETGGYYATGNYRNIFVETGRTEAQVKDKLDTMFDKFFKGDTNNQRLFYETGNGEAYIRDTGNGDVRSEGMSYGMMICVQMDKQKEFDMLWKWARNHMYQTSGQFKGFFAWQCNYDGGIIDSTPASDGDEYFAMALLFAARRWGNGTGIFNYEAEAQTILDAMLHQSDDGVGYNMINKNANQVVFCPSAGNYDFTDPSYHLPAFYELWAMWGPERDRATWSKVAATSREFFKKSTHPTTGLNPDYANFDGSAKEVSWSSGHGDFRFDAWRVIQNACVDYAWWQKDSWPATTFAPKIQNFFKNQGLSSYGNQYTLSGSKLSSDHSPGLVAMNAVSALASDAATAKPFVDELWNTAVPSGQYRYYDGMLYMLGMLHVSGNFKIWGAPTAPEVTRGDINEDGTIDSVDFALLKSYLLGKTSTLPNLEAADTNGDGTVDAMDFAVLKQYLLGIIKTL encoded by the coding sequence ATGAAAAAGTTTTTTTCTTGCTTGCTTGTTTTGGCTATGATTGTTTCAATTATACCAATAAATATAGCAAGTGCAGAAACAGGCGGATATTATGCCACCGGAAACTACAGGAACATCTTTGTTGAGACAGGAAGGACAGAGGCTCAGGTAAAAGACAAACTTGATACTATGTTCGATAAGTTTTTCAAAGGAGACACAAACAATCAAAGGCTATTTTATGAAACAGGAAACGGCGAGGCATACATAAGAGATACTGGAAACGGTGACGTACGTTCAGAAGGTATGTCATATGGTATGATGATTTGTGTTCAAATGGACAAACAGAAGGAATTTGATATGCTGTGGAAATGGGCTAGAAACCACATGTATCAAACCTCCGGCCAATTTAAGGGATTTTTTGCATGGCAGTGTAACTATGATGGCGGTATAATAGATAGCACTCCTGCTTCAGACGGAGATGAATACTTTGCTATGGCTCTCCTCTTTGCTGCACGCAGATGGGGGAACGGAACAGGTATATTCAACTACGAAGCAGAAGCACAGACTATATTGGATGCAATGCTTCACCAGTCAGATGACGGTGTTGGATATAATATGATCAATAAAAACGCAAATCAGGTTGTATTCTGCCCAAGCGCAGGAAATTATGATTTTACAGATCCATCCTATCATCTCCCAGCATTTTATGAATTATGGGCAATGTGGGGACCAGAAAGAGATAGAGCTACTTGGAGTAAAGTAGCTGCAACGAGTAGAGAATTCTTTAAAAAGTCTACTCATCCAACAACAGGACTGAATCCTGACTATGCAAACTTTGATGGTTCAGCAAAAGAAGTTTCATGGAGTTCAGGTCATGGAGATTTTAGATTTGATGCATGGAGAGTTATTCAAAATGCTTGTGTAGACTATGCTTGGTGGCAAAAAGACAGCTGGCCAGCAACTACATTCGCGCCTAAAATTCAGAATTTCTTCAAAAACCAAGGGTTGTCATCTTACGGTAACCAATATACATTATCAGGTTCAAAGCTAAGCAGTGACCATTCTCCGGGATTGGTAGCTATGAATGCCGTATCAGCTTTGGCTTCAGATGCAGCGACTGCTAAGCCTTTTGTTGATGAATTATGGAATACTGCTGTTCCATCAGGTCAATATCGTTATTACGATGGAATGCTCTACATGCTTGGAATGCTTCATGTAAGCGGAAACTTCAAGATTTGGGGTGCACCTACAGCCCCTGAAGTAACACGTGGCGATATTAACGAAGATGGCACTATTGATTCTGTTGACTTTGCATTACTTAAGTCTTATCTCCTAGGTAAGACAAGTACATTGCCTAATTTGGAAGCGGCAGATACAAATGGTGACGGTACTGTTGATGCAATGGATTTTGCAGTATTAAAGCAATATCTATTAGGTATAATAAAAACTCTATAA
- a CDS encoding GNAT family N-acetyltransferase yields MVAHNIETERLIIMPMTHSMVCTVLSGSTEEYEKLGVKFNGKWPLQDTLDILHFIKDRMKKNETDGFYVWMIVKKEDMTVIGDAGFKGAPNENGEIEIGFGFIKEEQQKGYGYEAASSLIEWASQKNKVKVIKADCLIDNIGSIKLLKKCGMIEINRDSELIYWENRVK; encoded by the coding sequence ATGGTAGCACACAATATTGAAACAGAAAGACTTATTATTATGCCTATGACACATTCAATGGTATGTACAGTTTTAAGCGGTAGTACTGAGGAGTATGAAAAGCTAGGTGTTAAATTTAATGGCAAGTGGCCACTTCAAGATACTTTAGATATTTTACATTTCATAAAAGACAGAATGAAGAAAAATGAGACTGACGGGTTTTATGTATGGATGATTGTAAAAAAAGAAGATATGACTGTTATAGGCGATGCCGGTTTTAAAGGCGCGCCGAATGAAAATGGAGAAATTGAAATAGGGTTTGGTTTTATAAAAGAAGAGCAGCAAAAGGGTTATGGGTATGAAGCAGCAAGTTCACTGATAGAGTGGGCTTCACAAAAAAACAAAGTAAAGGTTATTAAGGCTGATTGCTTAATTGATAACATAGGTTCGATTAAATTATTGAAAAAGTGTGGAATGATTGAAATCAATAGAGATAGTGAGCTTATATATTGGGAAAATAGAGTTAAATAA
- a CDS encoding GNAT family N-acetyltransferase, which translates to MEIKVTDEIKKQDEDIVYQGLLEYNSARIEDKNPKDLGVYLQDEKGNTVAGLIGNTHGNWLFIKYLWVSEELRRCNIGSNILNKAEQTARERGCKYSFLDTFSFQAPEFYKKHGYKEVFTLESFPITGSRYYFTKTL; encoded by the coding sequence ATGGAGATCAAGGTTACTGATGAAATAAAGAAACAAGATGAAGATATTGTTTATCAAGGTTTATTAGAATATAATTCTGCTAGAATAGAAGATAAAAATCCGAAGGATTTAGGTGTTTATCTACAAGATGAAAAAGGTAACACAGTTGCCGGCCTAATAGGAAATACACATGGTAATTGGTTGTTTATTAAATATTTATGGGTAAGTGAAGAATTGAGAAGATGCAATATTGGAAGCAATATTTTAAATAAGGCAGAACAAACAGCAAGAGAGAGAGGTTGCAAGTATTCATTTTTGGATACTTTTAGTTTTCAAGCACCTGAATTTTATAAAAAGCATGGTTACAAGGAAGTATTTACACTTGAGAGCTTCCCTATCACAGGAAGCCGCTATTATTTTACTAAAACTTTATAA
- a CDS encoding class II aldolase/adducin family protein, with translation MAKKNISKYLTHEEAAHAIVEIGKRMYLKGFVASNDGNISIKIGENEILTTPTCVSKGYMTEEMLVKVDLQGQVISGTTKPSSELKMHLRVYSENPDVMAVTHAHPPVATSFAIAGIELDRAILPEAVVNLGTVPIAPYATPGSQAVPDSIAPYCRDYNAVLLANHGAVTWGKDVFEAYHRLESLEYYATVLMYTGNIIGKANELSSKQISELVEIRRNFGINTGGVPKGKDLERSTDDNPPDELLIRDIVEEVTKTVLKKYRSN, from the coding sequence TGTATTTAAAAGGCTTTGTAGCTTCCAATGATGGCAACATAAGTATTAAGATTGGCGAAAACGAAATATTGACAACTCCTACATGTGTTTCTAAAGGATATATGACAGAGGAAATGCTGGTGAAAGTGGATTTACAGGGACAGGTTATATCCGGAACCACAAAACCTTCGTCAGAATTAAAAATGCACCTGCGAGTATATAGTGAAAATCCAGATGTAATGGCTGTAACTCATGCACATCCACCGGTGGCCACTTCCTTTGCAATTGCGGGGATTGAACTGGACAGGGCTATATTGCCTGAAGCAGTAGTAAATTTGGGAACTGTTCCCATAGCTCCTTATGCCACCCCTGGCAGTCAGGCTGTCCCTGATTCAATAGCACCCTATTGCCGGGATTACAATGCGGTACTTCTTGCAAATCATGGGGCTGTAACCTGGGGAAAGGATGTATTTGAGGCATATCATCGCCTTGAGTCGCTGGAATACTATGCTACAGTATTAATGTACACAGGAAATATAATCGGAAAAGCCAATGAACTTAGCTCCAAGCAGATTTCAGAGTTGGTTGAAATCCGCCGAAATTTTGGAATCAATACAGGAGGAGTACCGAAGGGTAAGGATTTGGAAAGAAGTACAGATGATAATCCACCTGATGAATTATTAATTCGAGATATAGTTGAAGAGGTAACAAAAACTGTTCTGAAGAAGTATCGAAGCAATTAA
- a CDS encoding aminoglycoside 6-adenylyltransferase produces MRTEQEMFDLILDVAKADQRIRAVYMNGSRANPNIKKDKYQDYDIVYVVTETESFLIDKSWISVFGEIAMVQEPDSNDFGWGENRNYSRSYCWLMLFKDGNRIDLHIQIKEEMYKEYTTDSLTVPLLDKDNILPQIPPANDKGYWIQKPNKSKYDACCNEFWWCLNNVAKGIVRDQFSYAMRMYNEIVHKELDRMIEWYIGTKTEFSVSVGMWGKYFKMYLPKELYQLYTNTYSNYEMLWTAIFTACELFRTVASEVGKHFGYVYNQSDDDNMMKYLIKMKACELRQNC; encoded by the coding sequence ATGCGAACAGAGCAGGAAATGTTTGATTTAATATTAGATGTTGCGAAAGCTGACCAGCGTATTCGAGCAGTTTATATGAATGGCTCAAGGGCAAATCCCAATATAAAAAAGGATAAATATCAAGATTATGATATTGTTTATGTTGTAACTGAAACTGAATCGTTTTTGATAGATAAGAGTTGGATTTCGGTTTTTGGGGAAATCGCAATGGTACAGGAACCTGATTCCAACGATTTTGGTTGGGGAGAAAATAGGAATTATAGTCGTTCTTATTGTTGGTTGATGCTATTTAAAGACGGCAATCGTATTGATTTACATATTCAAATCAAAGAAGAAATGTATAAAGAATATACAACAGACAGTTTAACTGTTCCGCTTTTAGATAAGGATAATATTTTACCGCAAATACCTCCGGCAAATGATAAAGGCTATTGGATTCAAAAACCTAACAAATCCAAATATGATGCCTGCTGCAATGAATTTTGGTGGTGCCTTAATAATGTGGCAAAGGGCATTGTACGAGACCAATTTTCTTATGCTATGAGAATGTATAACGAAATAGTTCACAAAGAGCTTGATAGAATGATTGAGTGGTATATCGGCACAAAAACAGAATTTTCAGTTTCTGTAGGAATGTGGGGAAAATATTTTAAAATGTATTTACCGAAAGAGCTTTACCAGTTATATACTAATACCTATTCAAATTATGAAATGCTTTGGACGGCTATTTTCACAGCCTGTGAACTTTTTCGTACTGTTGCTTCTGAGGTCGGAAAACACTTTGGATATGTATATAACCAAAGCGATGATGATAATATGATGAAATATTTGATTAAAATGAAAGCTTGTGAACTAAGGCAGAATTGCTAA